From the Nerophis ophidion isolate RoL-2023_Sa linkage group LG18, RoL_Noph_v1.0, whole genome shotgun sequence genome, one window contains:
- the LOC133537048 gene encoding lysophosphatidic acid receptor 6-like: protein MSNGSLPLENVSNNWSCSKNDGFKYPLYSSVFSLVFVVGLVTNVAAFYIFTCSLKLRNETTTYMINLVVSDLLFVSTLPLRVFYFINRSWPFGRVLCKVSVSLFYTNMYGSILFLTCISVDRFLAIVHPIRSRTLRTKRNAKMVCVAVWALVLSVSLPTGFLLGTTSPEGNRANATYCFENFSSYQWKVHLSKVVIFIVTVGFIIPLLLNVCCSIMVLQTLWRPHKLSRGGKLNKSKILRMIAVHLWIFCFCFIPYNVNLVFYSLVRTKTLKGCFVESVVRTIYPIALCIAVSNCCFDPIVYYFTSSTIQNSFKRKSQPDQREFCQHLRSESNSNLQCSLKNFKPKVLYNESSV, encoded by the coding sequence ATGTCCAACGGCAGCCTCCCGCTTGAGAACGTCTCCAACAACTGGAGCTGCAGCAAGAACGACGGCTTCAAGTACCCGCTGTACAGCAGCGTCTTCAGCCTGGTGTTCGTGGTGGGCCTGGTCACCAACGTGGCCGCCTTCTACATCTTCACCTGCTCCCTCAAGCTGAGAAACGAGACCACCACCTACATGATCAACCTGGTGGTTTCCGACCTGCTCTTCGTCTCCACGCTGCCCTTGAGGGTCTTCTACTTCATCAACCGCAGCTGGCCCTTCGGCAGGGTCCTGTGCAAGGTGTCCGTCTCGCTCTTCTACACCAACATGTACGGGAGCATCCTGTTCCTCACCTGCATCAGTGTGGACCGCTTCCTGGCCATCGTGCACCCCATCCGCTCCAGGACGCTGCGGACAAAGCGCAACGCCAAGATGGTGTGCGTGGCCGTGTGGGCGCTGGTGCTGTCCGTCAGCCTGCCCACCGGCTTCCTATTGGGCACCACGTCGCCTGAGGGGAACCGCGCCAACGCCACCTACTGCTTCGAGAACTTCTCCTCCTACCAGTGGAAGGTCCACCTGTCCAAGGTGGTGATCTTCATCGTGACGGTGGGCTTCATCATCCCGCTGCTGCTCAACGTCTGCTGCTCCATCATGGTGCTGCAGACACTGTGGCGACCCCACAAGCTGAGTCGCGGCGGAAAGCTGAACAAGAGCAAGATCCTGCGGATGATTGCCGTGCACCTGTGGATCTTCTGCTTCTGTTTCATCCCCTACAACGTCAACTTGGTCTTCTACTCGCTGGTGCGCACCAAGACGCTCAAGGGCTGCTTCGTGGAGTCGGTGGTGCGCACTATCTACCCCATAGCGCTCTGCATCGCCGTCTCCAACTGCTGCTTTGACCCCATCGTGTACTACTTCACTTCCTCGACCATCCAGAATTCCTTCAAGAGGAAGTCTCAGCCGGACCAGCGCGAGTTCTGCCAGCACCTGCGCTCGGAGTCCAACTCCAACCTGCAGTGCAGCCTGAAGAACTTCAAACCCAAAGTTCTTTACAACGAGTCTTCAGTGTGA